One window of the Candidatus Kinetoplastibacterium desouzaii TCC079E genome contains the following:
- a CDS encoding peroxiredoxin, whose amino-acid sequence MSNFIIKQAPIFTAKTTQGLINIENYFYIKNIVLFFYPKDNTPGCTKENIDFKNLYNDFTNNNTEILGISRDTIKSHENFKCKYDLPYNLISDDDEKICKLYDVLKKKNIFGKSFYGIERSTFLIDMKANIIQEWRRVKVENHAQEVLNFIHNLNSK is encoded by the coding sequence ATGAGTAATTTTATTATAAAACAAGCTCCAATTTTTACAGCTAAAACCACACAAGGACTGATTAATATAGAAAATTATTTTTATATTAAAAATATAGTGTTATTTTTTTATCCTAAAGATAATACTCCTGGATGTACTAAAGAAAATATAGACTTTAAAAATTTATATAATGACTTTACTAATAATAATACTGAAATATTAGGAATTTCTAGAGACACTATAAAATCACATGAAAATTTTAAATGTAAATATGATTTACCTTATAATCTTATATCTGATGATGATGAAAAAATTTGTAAATTATACGATGTTCTTAAGAAAAAAAACATTTTTGGTAAAAGTTTTTATGGCATAGAAAGAAGTACCTTTTTAATAGATATGAAAGCAAATATTATTCAAGAGTGGCGACGCGTAAAAGTTGAAAATCATGCTCAAGAAGTATTAAATTTTATACATAATCTTAATAGCAAATAA
- the pdxA gene encoding 4-hydroxythreonine-4-phosphate dehydrogenase PdxA: MKLPIIGITMGDPFGVGPEIIIKSFLNGFSTPTVIYGDIYILNKAAELINKKIDIVSIQSSDLKTNNDLFISNRKLYVIESYRINQKQFTPSKTSSIGGFASYQYIINAVQDALSNKINAIVTAPINKESFSKAGINFPGHTELLANLTNTSDFGMMMLNDSLKIILVTIHLPLSKVSEFINIKNELKYIKMANDVCVNLGIRNPIIGVAGLNPHAGENGKFGNEEIDSIIPAINEARDNGINVSGPWPGDTIFMKARNGDFDIVVAQYHDQGLIPIKYLGIDNGVNVTIGLPIIRTSVDHGTAFDIAWKNGIADNQSLLSAISVAIDLSKKQKS, encoded by the coding sequence ATGAAATTACCCATTATTGGTATAACAATGGGGGATCCTTTTGGTGTTGGCCCTGAAATTATTATAAAATCTTTTCTAAATGGATTCTCTACTCCCACCGTAATTTATGGTGATATTTATATTCTAAATAAAGCTGCTGAACTAATTAATAAAAAAATAGATATTGTTTCTATACAATCTAGTGATTTAAAAACAAATAATGATTTGTTTATTTCTAATAGAAAGTTATATGTTATAGAGAGTTATAGGATAAATCAAAAGCAATTTACTCCAAGTAAGACTAGTAGTATTGGAGGGTTTGCTTCATATCAATATATTATAAATGCGGTACAAGATGCTTTATCAAACAAAATAAATGCTATAGTAACAGCCCCTATAAACAAAGAATCTTTTAGCAAGGCAGGGATAAATTTTCCTGGTCATACAGAGTTATTAGCAAATTTAACTAATACTAGTGATTTTGGAATGATGATGTTGAATGATTCATTAAAAATAATTCTAGTTACAATTCATTTGCCATTATCAAAAGTTAGCGAATTTATTAATATTAAGAATGAATTAAAATATATCAAAATGGCTAACGATGTTTGTGTTAATCTTGGAATAAGAAATCCCATTATTGGAGTTGCAGGGTTAAATCCTCATGCTGGTGAAAATGGTAAATTTGGTAATGAAGAAATTGATAGTATAATTCCTGCAATTAACGAAGCTCGTGATAATGGAATTAATGTATCTGGTCCATGGCCTGGTGATACTATATTTATGAAGGCAAGAAATGGAGATTTTGATATAGTAGTAGCTCAATATCATGACCAAGGATTGATACCTATAAAGTATTTGGGTATAGATAATGGTGTTAATGTAACAATTGGTTTGCCGATTATAAGAACAAGTGTAGATCATGGTACAGCTTTTGATATAGCTTGGAAAAACGGCATAGCTGATAATCAATCTTTGTTATCAGCTATTAGTGTAGCTATTGATCTTTCAAAAAAACAAAAATCATAA
- a CDS encoding replicative DNA helicase: MKDESKKLDYLRVPPNSVEAEQSVLGGLLIDNSTWDRISDVIKAEDFYKSEHKIIWNHIESLISLDRPADVITVNDSLVSSGKSENVGGLEYLNALAHNTPSAANIRRYAEIVRERSVLRKLVSIADEISEDALNTKGKEARQILDEAEAKVFKIAQDRLSNFVGFQEIQPLLAQVVERIDELYSRDSDSDVTGVPTGFIDLDKMTSGLQPGDLIVVAGRPSMGKTAFSMNIGEFVSIEHGLPVAIFSMEMSATQLAMRMLGSIGIIDQHRIRTGKLTEEDWPKITNAIQVMQDAQLYIDETPALNVMEVRAKTRRLSRQCGQLGLVIIDYMQLMSGSGEENRATEISEISRSLKSLAKELNCPLIALSQLNRSLEQRQNKRPVMSDLRESGAIEQDADLILFIYRDEIYNPDSQDKGIAEIIIGKQRNGPIGTIRLTFQGPTTRFLNFANTTSSN; the protein is encoded by the coding sequence ATGAAAGATGAATCTAAAAAATTAGATTACTTACGTGTTCCTCCAAATTCTGTGGAAGCAGAACAGTCTGTTTTAGGTGGTTTGCTTATAGACAATTCAACTTGGGATAGAATATCTGATGTTATAAAAGCAGAAGATTTTTATAAAAGTGAACATAAAATAATATGGAATCATATAGAGAGTTTAATTAGTTTAGATCGTCCTGCTGATGTAATTACTGTTAATGATTCTTTAGTAAGTTCTGGAAAATCAGAGAATGTTGGAGGATTGGAATACTTAAATGCATTAGCTCATAATACTCCTTCTGCTGCTAATATACGTAGATACGCAGAAATAGTACGAGAACGTTCAGTATTAAGAAAATTAGTTTCAATAGCAGATGAAATATCAGAAGATGCACTCAATACCAAAGGCAAAGAAGCTAGACAAATATTAGACGAGGCAGAAGCTAAAGTATTTAAAATTGCTCAAGATAGATTATCTAATTTTGTTGGTTTTCAAGAAATACAACCGCTTTTAGCGCAGGTAGTAGAAAGAATAGACGAACTTTATAGTCGAGATAGTGATTCAGATGTAACAGGAGTTCCAACTGGATTTATAGATTTAGATAAAATGACGTCAGGCTTGCAACCTGGAGACTTAATCGTTGTAGCTGGAAGACCATCAATGGGGAAAACAGCATTTTCTATGAATATAGGAGAGTTTGTTTCTATAGAACATGGTTTGCCTGTTGCCATCTTCTCTATGGAAATGAGTGCAACTCAATTGGCAATGAGAATGTTAGGTTCTATAGGTATTATAGACCAACATAGAATTCGTACTGGAAAATTAACAGAAGAAGACTGGCCAAAGATAACGAATGCTATACAGGTAATGCAAGATGCTCAATTATACATTGATGAAACTCCAGCTTTAAATGTAATGGAAGTAAGAGCTAAAACTCGTAGGTTATCACGCCAATGTGGTCAACTTGGTTTGGTTATAATAGATTATATGCAATTAATGTCTGGTAGTGGGGAAGAAAATAGAGCCACTGAAATTTCTGAAATAAGCCGTTCTTTAAAAAGTTTAGCTAAAGAATTAAATTGTCCTTTGATTGCATTGTCGCAATTAAATCGTAGTTTAGAACAAAGGCAAAATAAAAGACCTGTAATGAGTGATTTAAGAGAATCTGGAGCAATAGAACAAGATGCTGATTTAATTCTATTTATATATAGAGATGAAATTTACAATCCAGATTCACAAGATAAGGGAATAGCAGAAATTATAATTGGCAAACAAAGAAACGGTCCAATAGGTACTATAAGATTAACATTCCAAGGTCCAACAACAAGATTTCTAAATTTTGCTAATACTACCAGTTCTAATTAG